From a single Nicotiana tomentosiformis chromosome 2, ASM39032v3, whole genome shotgun sequence genomic region:
- the LOC104095145 gene encoding E3 ubiquitin-protein ligase RGLG2 produces MGGKSSREDSWRQTSSTRSSWNQYNYPQTQSSYPQQDSYNYPPSHHQQAVPSYAPPPPQQSYPPPPPQQQNYPSHVPKPRLDRRYSRIADNYSSLDEVTEALAREGLESSNLIVGIDFTKSNEWTGKRSFGGRSLHHIGQNLNPYEQAISIIGKTLAAFDEDNLIPCFGFGDASTHDQDVFSFFPDERFCNGFEEVLSRYREIVPELKLAGPTSFAPVIEMAMTIVEQSGGQYHVLVIIADGQVTRSVDTGHGQLSPQEQKTVDAIVRASKFPLSIILVGVGDGPWDMMKEFDDNIPARDFDNFQFVNFTEIMAKNVSHTRKETEFALSALMEIPTQYKATVVLNLLGGQSGTSPGRVALPPPMYGATSVGGSKPSRAASFQQPTSAYYGYGSPADAPPHFQQTPSSYYDQTRSVDTAPSAPSSPYIAPSATTSSTYDNQVCPICLTNPKDMAFGCGHQTCCECGRALENCPICRSSIQTRIKLY; encoded by the exons ATGGGTGGAAAGAGTTCAAGAGAGGATAGTTGGAGGCAAACTTCATCGACTCGATCTTCTTGGAATCAATACAATTATCCTCAAACTCAATCATCTTATCCACAGCAAGATAGTTACAACTACCCACCATCCCATCACCAGCAGGCTGTTCCTTCCTATGCACCTCCACCACCCCAACAGAGTTATCCACCTCCTCCACCCCAACAACAGAATTATCCCTCTCATGTTCCAAAACCGAGACTTGATCGGAGATACTCCAGAATTGCCGACAATTATTCTTCCCTGGATGAG GTGACTGAAGCCCTTGCACGAGAGGGCTTGGAGTCTTCAAATCTGATTGTGGGCATTGATTTCACCAAGAGCAATGAATGGACAG GTAAGAGGTCTTTTGGTGGTCGGAGCCTACATCACATCGGGCAGAATTTGAACCCATATGAGCAAGCAATTTCTATAATTGGAAAAACCTTGGCCGCATTTGATGAGGATAACTTAATTCCGTGTTTTGGATTTGGAGATG CATCAACTCATGATCAAGATGTATTCAGTTTCTTTCCCGATGAAAGATTTTGTAATGGTTTTGAGGAAGTTCTATCTCGTTACAGAGAAATTGTCCCCGAGCTAAAGCTTGCAG GACCAACGTCGTTTGCCCCGGTCATTGAAATGGCCATGACAATAGTTGAGCAGAGTGGTGGCCAGTACCATGTTCTAGTAATCATTGCAGATGGGCAG GTAACTAGAAGTGTCGATACTGGACATGGACAATTAAGTCCGCAGGAGCAGAAAACAGTAGATGCAATCGTACGAGCAAG TAAGTTTCCCTTGTCAATTATACTTGTTGGGGTTGGCGATGGACCCTGGGATATGATGAAGGAATTTGATGATAATATTCCTGCTCGGGACTTTGATAATTTCCAG TTTGTCAATTTCACGGAGATCATGGCCAAAAATGTATCTCATACTCGAAAAGAGACGGAGTTTGCTCTTTCAGCATTGATGGAAATCCCTACACAATATAAAGCAACCGTGGTGCTTAACTTACTGGG TGGACAAAGTGGAACGTCTCCTGGTAGGGTAGCTCTTCCCCCTCCTATGTATGGGGCAACATCTGTCGGTGGTTCAAAGCCCTCACGTGCAGCGAGTTTTCAGCAGCCCACAAGCGCTTATTATGGTTATGGAAGCCCTGCTGATGCACCTCCGCATTTTCAGCAGACTCCAAGTTCGTATTATGATCAGACTCGCTCAGTTGACACTGCTCCATCTGCTCCCAGCTCTCCCTACATTGCTCCATCTGCTACCACCTCCTCTACATATGACAACCAG GTTTGCCCCATTTGCCTTACTAACCCAAAAGACATGGCCTTTGGCTGTGGGCATCAG ACATGTTGTGAGTGCGGGAGAGCACTTGAAAATTGCCCTATATGTCGAAGTTCAATTCAAACCCGAATAAAGCTCTACTGA